The following coding sequences lie in one Apium graveolens cultivar Ventura chromosome 1, ASM990537v1, whole genome shotgun sequence genomic window:
- the LOC141707547 gene encoding zinc finger protein 1-like — translation MERVKEGCDEETLRQWLKLSLGGDAGSPVEDSDLSTRTSRTMFPCEFCTRKFYSVHALGGHQNAHRTERSEARRKRMTKLMDIAVRRSLGVQAHAFVQKPSREGILASARITVSSQDCDMKVPYTLAEWPGGFHMDRKPLEELSDAEKLDLNLKL, via the coding sequence ATGGAAAGAGTGAAGGAGGGTTGTGATGAAGAGACATTAAGACAGTGGCTCAAGTTGAGCTTAGGTGGGGATGCAGGATCACCGGTTGAAGATTCTGACTTGTCAACACGCACTTCTCGTACAATGTTCCCATGTGAATTTTGCACAAGGAAATTCTACAGTGTACATGCTCTAGGTGGCCATCAGAATGCACACAGGACAGAGAGGTCTGAAGCTAgaagaaaaaggatgacaaaACTGATGGATATCGCAGTGAGAAGATCACTTGGTGTCCAAGCCCACGCGTTTGTACAAAAACCAAGCAGGGAGGGAATACTGGCCTCAGCAAGAATTACCGTATCTAGTCAGGATTGTGATATGAAGGTACCTTACACCTTGGCTGAGTGGCCAGGAGGTTTCCATATGGATAGAAAACCATTAGAGGAATTATCCGATGCAGAGAAGCTCGACTTGAACCTGAAGTTGTAA
- the LOC141667487 gene encoding uncharacterized protein LOC141667487 isoform X2: MAWRGSLSRTLISTVRSPSLRSSPPLPRLRPPPLPRRRISFTNSRNLGELGCTQSLLPMLAGTRLSSHLSVNVRAFCELTHGT; encoded by the exons ATGGCATGGCGTGGGTCCCTCTCGAGAACCCTAATCTCCACCGTCCGATCTCCATCTCTCCGATCATCTCCGCCGCTCCCTCGCCTCCGTCCTCCTCCGCTTCCTCGCCGCCGCATCTCCTTCACTAACTCTAG GAATTTAGGTGAACTTGGATGCACACAGTCATTGTTGCCTATGTTAGCTGGAACTCGACTCAGTTCGCATCTTAGTGTTAATGTTCGGGCGTTTTGCGAGTTGACTCATG GCACTTGA
- the LOC141667487 gene encoding uncharacterized protein LOC141667487 isoform X1, translating into MAWRGSLSRTLISTVRSPSLRSSPPLPRLRPPPLPRRRISFTNSRNLGELGCTQSLLPMLAGTRLSSHLSVNVRAFCELTHGTFCRSCQDR; encoded by the exons ATGGCATGGCGTGGGTCCCTCTCGAGAACCCTAATCTCCACCGTCCGATCTCCATCTCTCCGATCATCTCCGCCGCTCCCTCGCCTCCGTCCTCCTCCGCTTCCTCGCCGCCGCATCTCCTTCACTAACTCTAG GAATTTAGGTGAACTTGGATGCACACAGTCATTGTTGCCTATGTTAGCTGGAACTCGACTCAGTTCGCATCTTAGTGTTAATGTTCGGGCGTTTTGCGAGTTGACTCATGGTACCTTTTGTCGTTCTTGTCAAGATCGCTAA